In Musa acuminata AAA Group cultivar baxijiao chromosome BXJ2-3, Cavendish_Baxijiao_AAA, whole genome shotgun sequence, the following proteins share a genomic window:
- the LOC135608508 gene encoding L-galactose dehydrogenase-like translates to MAMLERRELGNTGLKLSCLGFGASPLGNVFGHVSHADALAAVRLALQHGINFFDTSPYYGGTVSESVLGNCLRELNVLREDIVVSTKCGRYIDGFDFSAERVTRSIDESLARLKLDYVDILHCHDIEFGSLDQIVNETIPALQKIKAAGKARFIGITGLPLGIFTYVLDRVPPGSVDVILSYCHYSINDSALLDLLPYLKSMGVGVISASPLAMGLLTDNGPPEWHPASSELKSACRAAVAHCKKKGKNISKIALQYSLMNKEISTVLVGTNSPKQVEENVAAALELSSLGIDEDLLHEVEAILEPVKTQTWPSGIQQG, encoded by the exons ATGGCGATGTTGGAGCGGCGGGAGCTGGGGAACACCGGCCTCAAGCTCAGCTGCCTCGGCTTCGGCGCCTCCCCCCTCGGTAACGTCTTCGGCCACGTCTCCCACGCTGACGCCCTCGCCGCCGTCCGCCTTGCCCTCCAACACGGCATCAACTTCTTCGACACCTCCCC GTATTATGGGGGTACGGTCTCGGAGAGTGTGCTCGGGAACTGCCTCCGTGAATTGAACGTGCTTAGGGAAGATATCGTCGTATCCACCAAGTGCGGCCGCTACATCGATGGCTTCGATTTCAGCGCGGAGAGGGTGACCAGGAGCATCGACGAGAGCCTCGCCAGGTTGAAGTTGGATTACGTCGATATCCTCCATTGCCATGACATCGAGTTTGGATCCCTCGACCAG ATTGTGAATGAGACCATTCCTGCATTGCAAAAGATAAAAGCGGCAGGAAAGGCTAGATTTATCGGAATAACCGGTCTGCCTTTGGGGATTTTCACTTATGTTCTCGATCGCGTACCACCAGGTTCAGTTGATGTTATTCTTTCATATTGTCATTACAGTATAAATGATTCAGCCCTGCTAGATTTGCTACCGTATTTGAAAAGCATGGGTGTTGGAGTGATCAGTGCCTCGCCACTTGCAATGGGCCTACTCACAGATAATGGTCCACCAGAATGGCATCCTGCATCATCAGAACTCAAG TCTGCCTGCAGAGCTGCAGTTGCTCATTGTAAGAAAAAGGGGAAGAACATTTCTAAGATAGCTCTACAGTACAGCTTGATGAATAAGGAAATTTCTACTGTGCTGGTTGGTACGAACTCTCCCAAGCAG GTCGAGGAAAATGTTGCTGCTGCACTAGAATTATCGAGTTTGGGAATCGACGAGGATCTTCTACATGAGGTTGAAGCTATTTTAGAGCCTGTCAAAACTCAGACATGGCCAAGCGGCATCCAGCAAGGTTAA